The Salvelinus namaycush isolate Seneca chromosome 16, SaNama_1.0, whole genome shotgun sequence genome has a segment encoding these proteins:
- the LOC120061467 gene encoding sorting nexin-21-like, with the protein MASKLLDRLRRTLFKEGEVVASEPIDVQEDSFPESSELDDTECLSERLGGTLCFDGESAMESEDPGEASGPDSDSDFLGESVEDGFSSTDTSPVGLSPGVSSLLTCQLQESWRSLRSCTVPEKLVFEVTDASVVPESSSKYVLYTIHVIQSGMFDKTPAVITRRYTDFERLHSRLRRRHGDHMERVCFPRKRLRKNFVAETIAKRSRAFEQYLTHMHSLAELRRSPTFLEFFYLGDLQAGQMLMRVGRYQEGLGPLLNGLRLQEKLGCEQQGMQQPHHQQRTHWLFTLLALVTCFQELEQLGEAQEHCDRALRDLAPSPEALQQHLFHPLLIPLLQTNVRLSWKISKDKRRWEVLLQEIQDSGADVGNQPSLKEYLMKENLVESEGNTKAKVKRDDTT; encoded by the exons ATGGCTTCTAAGCTATTGGACAGACTGCGACGGACACTGTTCAAAGAAGGAGAAGTAGTCGCTAGTGAGCCAATTGATGTACAAGAGGACAGCTTCCCAGAGAGTTCTGAGTTAGATGACACAGAGTGTCTCTCAGAGCGGCTTGGGGGAACACTCTGCTTCGATGGGGAGAGCGCCATGGAATCAGAAGACCCAGGTGAGGCCTCAGGACCAGACAGTGATTCAGACTTCCTTGGAGAGTCCGTAGAGGATGGATTCAGCAGCACAG ACACCAGCCCAGTGGGCCTGTCTCCTGGAGTCTCATCCCTGCTCACATGTCAGCTGCAGGAGAGCTGGAGGAGCTTACGGAGCTGCACTGTGCCTGAGAAGCTGGTGTTTGAAGTGACTGATGCCAGTGTGGTGCCAGAGAGCTCCTCCAAGTATGTG CTCTACACCATCCATGTGATCCAGTCTGGGATGTTTGACAAAACCCCCGCCGTCATCACCCGGCGATACACCGACTTCGAGCGTCTGCACAGCCGCCTTCGCCGTCGTCACGGGGACCACATGGAGCGTGTCTGTTTCCCCCGCAAGAGGCTGCGTAAGAACTTTGTGGCAGAGACCATCGCCAAGCGGAGCCGGGCGTTTGAGCAGTACCTGACCCACATGCACTCGCTGGCTGAGCTGCGGCGCTCGCCCACCTTTCTGGAGTTTTTCTACCTGGGTGACCTGCAGGCTGGCCAGATGCTGATGCGCGTGGGCCGTTACCAGGAGGGCCTAGGCCCTCTGCTCAACGGCCTGAGGCTCCAGGAGAAGCTAGGCTGTGAGCAGCAGGGGATGCAGCAGCCTCACCACCAGCAGCGCACCCACTGGCTCTTCACCCTGCTGGCCCTGGTGACCTGCTTCCAGGAGCTGGAGCAGCTGGGGGAGGCCCAGGAGCACTGTGACCGAGCCCTGAGGGACCTGGCCCCCTCACCGGAGGCCCTGCAGCAGCACCTCTTTCACCCACTGctcatccctctcctccagaCCAACGTCAGATTGTCGTGGAAGATCTCCAAGGATAAGCGGCGGTGGGAGGTGCTGCTACAGGAGATCCAGGACTCTGGGGCTGATGTAGGGAACCAGCCCAGCCTGAAGGAGTACCTGATGAAGGAAAACCTGGTGGAGAGTGAGGGAAACACTAAGGCCAAGGTCAAACGGGACGACACCACTTAA